One window of the Lycorma delicatula isolate Av1 chromosome 3, ASM4794821v1, whole genome shotgun sequence genome contains the following:
- the LOC142321830 gene encoding uncharacterized protein LOC142321830, which yields MHICSTLSIVLFITTLFFGSEAKWNGFIGKFTQKLFFADGFYDLPRTVNEAKESSPPFIDTKLKDPDFDLKIHCLDSDPHVCVLFDKNDNVGGIRISHLKNEITDDFLTFPYKYDNISVFNHAIFLGKELWYADFLFTNPDNLKNNGVGKITKDETADGLWVRLSTGWTEIPRKECDAQAKGWQKQGFLAWMGNHYSYGQTDDCSIFIPLLPLYHKGELVGLAFVPLGKYTAVSRKWFEDVPSYIIKTIIPHGYKPCLQDWTEKYKVSSFHIYFTNHPRYILWDQSPTC from the exons gTAAATTcactcagaaattattttttgctgaTGGATTTTATGACCTGCCAAGAACAGTAAATGAAGCTAAAGAATCTAGCCCTCCTTTTATtgatactaaattaaaagatCCAGATTTTGACTTGAAAATACATTGTTTAGATAGTGACCCACATGTCTGTGTGTTgtttgataaaaatgataatgttgGTGGTATTCGAATTTCg catttaaaaaatgaaataactgatgattttttaacatttccataCAAATATGATAATATATCAGTGTTTAATCATGCAATTTTTCTTGGAAAAGAGTTGTGGTATGCAGATTTCTTGTTCACTAATCCAg ataatttgaaaaataatggcgtaggaaaaattactaaagatgaaacaGCTGATGGTTTGTGGGTAAGATTAAGCACTGGCTGGACAGAGATACCTCGTAAGGAATGCGATGCACAAGCTAAAGGCTGGCAAAAGCAGGGATTTTTGGCATGGATGG GAAATCATTACTCTTATGGACAGACTGATGATTGTTCCATATTCATTCCACTTCTACCACTTTATCACAAAGGAGAACTGGTTGGTTTAGCATTTGTACCTCTAGGCAAGTATACTGCTGTCTCAAGAAAATGGTTTGAAGATGTGCCATCCTATATAATcaaa aCTATTATACCACATGGATACAAGCCTTGCTTACAGGATTGgacagaaaaatataaagttagcAGTTTTCACATTTATTTCACAAACCATCCTAGATACATACTCTGGGATCAGTCACCTACCTGTTAA